One segment of Gasterosteus aculeatus chromosome 3, fGasAcu3.hap1.1, whole genome shotgun sequence DNA contains the following:
- the gtf2b gene encoding transcription initiation factor IIB isoform X3, whose product MICPECGLVVGDRVIDVGSEWRTFSNEKALKDPSRVGDAQNPLLNGGDLTTMISKGTGAASFDEFGNSKYQNRRTMSSSDRAMLNAFKEISTMADRINLPRNIIDRTNNLFKQVYEQKSLKGRANDAIASACLYIACRQEGVPRTFKEICAVSRISKKEIGRCFKLILKALETSVDLITTGDFMSRFCSNLGLPKQVQMAATFIARKAVELDLVPGRSPISVAAAAIYMASQASAEKKTQKEIGDIAGVADVTIRQSYRLIYPRAAELFPPDFKFDTPVDKLPQL is encoded by the exons GTGACCGTGTTATCGACGTCGGCTCAGAGTGGAGGACGTTCTCCAATGAGAAAGCACTCAAGGATCCATCCAGAGTGGGAGACGCCCAGAACCCGCTGCTCAATGGGGGCGACCTAACCACCATGATCAGCAAG GGAACCGGCGCAGCTAGTTTTGATGAATTCGGTAACTCCAAGTATCAGAACCGGCGGACCATGAGCAGCTCAGACCGGGCCATGCTCAACGCCTTTAAAGAAATCAGCACCATGGCAGATCGCATCAACCTGCCAAGGAACATCATc gacaGAACAAACAACTTATTCAAACAGGTTTATGAACAGAAGAGCCTGAAGGGCCGAGCCAATGACGCCATAGCCTCGGCCTGTCTCTACATCGCCTGCAGACAAGAAGGTGTACCAAGAACATTTAAAG AAATCTGTGCCGTGTCTCGGATCTCCAAGAAGGAGATCGGCAGGTGCTTCAAGCTGATCCTGAAAGCGCTGGAGACCAGCGTGGACCTCATCACCACCGGAGACTTCATGTCTCGGTTCTGCTCAAACCTGGGCTTGCCCAAACAGGTGCAGATGGCGGCCACCTTCATCGCCAGAAAGGCTGTGGAGCTCGACCTGGTTCCCGGCAGGAGCCCCATCTCGGTGGCTGCAGCGGCGATCTACATGGCCTCCCAGGCCTCGGCAGAGAAGAAGACCCAAAAGG AAATCGGGGATATTGCCGGCGTTGCAGATGTTACGATCAGACAGTCATACCGACTCATCTACCCACGCGCCGCAGAACTCTTCCCCCCAGACTTCAAATTCGACACGCCTGTCGACAAGCTGCCCCAACTGTGA
- the pkn2a gene encoding serine/threonine-protein kinase N2 isoform X2, producing the protein MAADSVQGDSRGQLVAERLGLGHNLDLSDTMVQQKLDEIKEQIRREIRKELKIKEGAENLRKVTTDKKSLAYVDNMLKKSNKKVEELHQELQELNAHIVVKDPEELLECPLTPDTPNSEARMCTSSSRLAALKRQNDIELKVKQGAENMILMYSNGPSKDRKLLATAQQMLQDSKTKIEFIRMQILKASQASELSFDNNDVMDKPIISPLDLRVEELCHHAKIESAVAEGAKNVMKLLGTGKVTEKKAHSEAQARFNESSQKLDLLRYSLEQRLNELPKNHPRSSSIVEELSLLSSPVLSPRSSIIATQNQYSTVTKPAALTGTLDVRLMGCQDLLENVPGRSKAASVPLPGWSPSETRSSFISRANRNRGVSSRNLTKSEELSNEISAVLKLDNTVVGQTSWRSVSNQAWDQKFTLELDRSRELEISVYWRDWRSLCAVKFLRLEDFLDNQRHGMCLYLEPQGMLFAEVTFFNPVIERRPKLQRQKKIFSKQQGKTFLRAPQMNINIATWGRLVRRAIPTVSTNSFSPQAAETGQSSLPGSPTPCSDPLVTKLDFDKEPTPGPKHYEAPDDIREPLVQDKLPDKEEEQDALASFDFLNKRNSMAVKPDQDGLLEQEMQHPDLELIAIPKDSEIREEDPFHFSLKDFKCVAVLGRGHFGKVLLAEYKSTGEMFAIKALKKGDIVARDEVDSLMCEKRIFEAVNSVRHPFLVNLFACFQTQEHVCFVMEYAAGGDLMMHIHADVFSEPRAIFYAACVVLGLQFLHDHKIVYRDLKLDNLLLDTEGYVKIADFGLCKEGMGFKDRTSTFCGTPEFLAPEVLTETSYTRAVDWWGLGVLIFEMLVGESPFPGDDEEEVFDSIVNDEVRYPRFLSTEAISIMRRLLRRNPERRLGAGDKDAEEVKKHLFFRNMDWNGLLAKKVKPPFVPTIQGANDVSNFDDEFTSEAPILTPPREPRPLNSDEQHMFSDFDYIADWC; encoded by the exons GGGGATTCCAGGGGCCAGCTGGTGGCGGAGCGACTCGGTCTGGGTCACAACCTGGATCTGTCCGACACGATGGTTCAACAGAAGCTCGACGAGATCAAGGAGCAGATCCGACGGGAGATCCGTAAAGAGCTGAAGATCAAAGAAGGCGCGGAAAATCTCCGAAAG gtAACCACGGACAAGAAGAGCCTGGCTTATGTTGACAACATGCTGAAAAAGTCTAACAAGAAGGTTGAGGAGCTTCatcaggagctgcaggagctcaACGCCCACATAGTGGTCAAAGACCCCGAGGAACTGCTAG AATGCCCTTTGACCCCAGACACGCCAAACAGTGAGGCGAGAATgtgcaccagcagcagccgcctCGCCGCCCTGAAAAGACAGAACGACATTGAGCTCAAGGTCAAGCAGGGTGCAGAGAACATGATTCTGATGTACTCCAACGGGCCCTCCAAG GATCGTAAGTTGCTAGCGACCGCACAGCAGATGCTTCAAGACAGCAAGACGAAGATCGAGTTCATCAGGATGCAGATCCTCAAGGCCAGCCAGGCCAGCGAGCTGAGCTTCGATAACAACGACGTGATGG ACAAGCCCATCATCAGCCCGCTGGACCTTCGGGTGGAGGAGCTGTGTCACCACGCCAAGATAGAGTCCGCCGTGGCGGAGGGAGCCAAGAACGTCATGAAACTCCTGGGCACGGGAAAGGTCACAGAGAAGAAAGCCCATTCGGAG gcCCAGGCTCGGTTCAATGAGTCCAGCCAGAAGCTCGACCTCCTGCGGTATTCCTTGGAGCAACGCCTCAACGAGTTGCCAAAAAACCACcctcgcagcagcagcatcgtGGAGGAGTTGTCCCTGCTGTCCTCGCCGGTCCTCAGCCCCAGATCCAGCATCATTGCCACGCAGAACCAGTACAGCACGGTGACCAAGCCAGCTGCCCTCACAG GCACATTGGACGTGAGGCTCATGGGCTGTCAGGACCTTCTGGAGAACGTGCCCGGTCGTTCCAAAGCTGCGTCTGTCCCGCTGCCCGGCTGGAGTCCCAGCGAGACGCGCTCGTCCTTCATCAGCCGAGCCAACCGGAACCGCGGCGTGAGCTCGCGGAACCTGACGAAGAGCGAGGAGCTCTCCA atGAGATCAGCGCAGTGTTGAAGCTGGACAACACGGTAGTCGGCCAAACAAGCTGGAGGTCTGTCAGTAACCAGGCGTGGGACCAGAAGTTTACATTGGAGCTGGACCGG TCTCGCGAGCTGGAGATCTCGGTGTACTGGCGCGACTGGCGTTCGCTCTGCGCCGTCAAGTTCCTGCGGCTGGAGGACTTCCTGGACAACCAGCGTCATGGGATGTGTCTGTACCTGGAGCCCCAGGGGATGCTGTTTGCTGAG gtgaCGTTTTTCAATCCCGTCATTGAGAGACGACCAAagttgcaaagacaaaagaagatTTTCTCAAAGCAGCAAG GTAAAACCTTCCTGCGAGCCCCTCAGATGAACATCAACATCGCCACCTGGGGCCGCCTGGTGAGAAGAGCCATCCCCACCGTCAGCACCAACTCCTTCAGCCCGCAGGCGGCAGAGACCGGGCAGAGCAGCCTGCCCGGGTCACCCACGCCCTGCAG TGACCCGCTGGTGACCAAGCTGGACTTTGACAAAGAGCCGACCCCAGGACCCAAACACTACGAGGCACCCGACGACATCCGGGAACCGCTGGTCCAGGATAAGCTGccggacaaagaggaggaacag GACGCGCTGGCCTCCTTTGACTTCCTGAACAAGAGGAACAGCATGGCGGTGAAGCCGGACCAGGACGGACTGCTGGAGCAGGAGATGCAGCATCCGGACCTGGAGCTCATCGCCATCCCGAAAGACTCAGAAATAAG GGAAGAAGATCCGTTCCACTTCAGCCTCAAAGACTTCAAATGTGTGGCGGTCCTCGGCCGTGGTCACTTTGGAAAG GTGTTGTTGGCAGAATATAAAAGCACAGGTGAGATGTTTGCTATCAAAGCGCTGAAGAAAGGAGACATCGTGGCTCGCGACGAGGTGGACAG TCTCATGTGCGAGAAAAGGATCTTCGAGGCGGTCAACAGCGTCCGCCACCCGTTCCTGGTCAACCTGTTTGCGTGTTTCCAGACGCAGGAGCACGTTTGTTTTGTCATGGAGTACGCTGCGGGAGGAGACCTAATGATGCACATCCACGCGGACGTGTTCTCCGAGCCGAGGGCCAT ATTTTATGCAGCCTGCGTCGTATTGGGATTACAGTTCTTACATGACCATAAGATCGTGTACAG AGATTTGAAGCTGGATAACCTCCTCCTGGACACAGAGGGCTACGTCAAGATTGCTGACTTTGGGCTTTGCAAAGAAG GAATGGGCTTCAAGGACCGCACCAGCACGTTTTGTGGCACGCCGGAGTTTCTAGCACCTGAGGTTTTGACCGAAACGTCGTACACTCGCGCTGTGGATTGGTGGGGGCTGGGCGTCCTCATCTTTGAGATGCTGGTTGGGGAG tcgCCCTTCCCCggcgacgacgaggaggaggtgttTGACAGCATCGTCAACGATGAAGTCCGCTACCCACGATTCCTCTCGACCGAGGCCATCTCCATCATGAGAAGG CTTCTGAGAAGGAATCCGGAAAGACGACTGGGAGCAGGAGATAAGGACGCCGAGGAGGTTAAGAAACATCTTTTCTTCAGg AACATGGATTGGAACGGACTTTTGGCTAAGAAGGTGAAGCCGCCCTTCGTGCCCACCATTCAGGGCGCCAACGACGTCAGCAATTTTGACGACGAATTTACCTCAGAGGCTCCCATCTTAACCCCGCCCAGGGAACCCCGACCGCTGAACTCGGACGAGCAGCACATGTTCTCTGACTTTGATTACATCGCTGACTGGTGTTAG
- the pkn2a gene encoding serine/threonine-protein kinase N2 isoform X1, translating into MMVSAGQQNMRGRVGSTDLEMELADADDIQGDSRGQLVAERLGLGHNLDLSDTMVQQKLDEIKEQIRREIRKELKIKEGAENLRKVTTDKKSLAYVDNMLKKSNKKVEELHQELQELNAHIVVKDPEELLECPLTPDTPNSEARMCTSSSRLAALKRQNDIELKVKQGAENMILMYSNGPSKDRKLLATAQQMLQDSKTKIEFIRMQILKASQASELSFDNNDVMDKPIISPLDLRVEELCHHAKIESAVAEGAKNVMKLLGTGKVTEKKAHSEAQARFNESSQKLDLLRYSLEQRLNELPKNHPRSSSIVEELSLLSSPVLSPRSSIIATQNQYSTVTKPAALTGTLDVRLMGCQDLLENVPGRSKAASVPLPGWSPSETRSSFISRANRNRGVSSRNLTKSEELSNEISAVLKLDNTVVGQTSWRSVSNQAWDQKFTLELDRSRELEISVYWRDWRSLCAVKFLRLEDFLDNQRHGMCLYLEPQGMLFAEVTFFNPVIERRPKLQRQKKIFSKQQGKTFLRAPQMNINIATWGRLVRRAIPTVSTNSFSPQAAETGQSSLPGSPTPCSDPLVTKLDFDKEPTPGPKHYEAPDDIREPLVQDKLPDKEEEQDALASFDFLNKRNSMAVKPDQDGLLEQEMQHPDLELIAIPKDSEIREEDPFHFSLKDFKCVAVLGRGHFGKVLLAEYKSTGEMFAIKALKKGDIVARDEVDSLMCEKRIFEAVNSVRHPFLVNLFACFQTQEHVCFVMEYAAGGDLMMHIHADVFSEPRAIFYAACVVLGLQFLHDHKIVYRDLKLDNLLLDTEGYVKIADFGLCKEGMGFKDRTSTFCGTPEFLAPEVLTETSYTRAVDWWGLGVLIFEMLVGESPFPGDDEEEVFDSIVNDEVRYPRFLSTEAISIMRRLLRRNPERRLGAGDKDAEEVKKHLFFRNMDWNGLLAKKVKPPFVPTIQGANDVSNFDDEFTSEAPILTPPREPRPLNSDEQHMFSDFDYIADWC; encoded by the exons ATGATGGTTAGTGCTGGTCAGCAGAACATGCGAGGACGGGTCGGCTCGACTGATCTAGAGATGGAGTTGGCTGACGCCGATGATATTCAG GGGGATTCCAGGGGCCAGCTGGTGGCGGAGCGACTCGGTCTGGGTCACAACCTGGATCTGTCCGACACGATGGTTCAACAGAAGCTCGACGAGATCAAGGAGCAGATCCGACGGGAGATCCGTAAAGAGCTGAAGATCAAAGAAGGCGCGGAAAATCTCCGAAAG gtAACCACGGACAAGAAGAGCCTGGCTTATGTTGACAACATGCTGAAAAAGTCTAACAAGAAGGTTGAGGAGCTTCatcaggagctgcaggagctcaACGCCCACATAGTGGTCAAAGACCCCGAGGAACTGCTAG AATGCCCTTTGACCCCAGACACGCCAAACAGTGAGGCGAGAATgtgcaccagcagcagccgcctCGCCGCCCTGAAAAGACAGAACGACATTGAGCTCAAGGTCAAGCAGGGTGCAGAGAACATGATTCTGATGTACTCCAACGGGCCCTCCAAG GATCGTAAGTTGCTAGCGACCGCACAGCAGATGCTTCAAGACAGCAAGACGAAGATCGAGTTCATCAGGATGCAGATCCTCAAGGCCAGCCAGGCCAGCGAGCTGAGCTTCGATAACAACGACGTGATGG ACAAGCCCATCATCAGCCCGCTGGACCTTCGGGTGGAGGAGCTGTGTCACCACGCCAAGATAGAGTCCGCCGTGGCGGAGGGAGCCAAGAACGTCATGAAACTCCTGGGCACGGGAAAGGTCACAGAGAAGAAAGCCCATTCGGAG gcCCAGGCTCGGTTCAATGAGTCCAGCCAGAAGCTCGACCTCCTGCGGTATTCCTTGGAGCAACGCCTCAACGAGTTGCCAAAAAACCACcctcgcagcagcagcatcgtGGAGGAGTTGTCCCTGCTGTCCTCGCCGGTCCTCAGCCCCAGATCCAGCATCATTGCCACGCAGAACCAGTACAGCACGGTGACCAAGCCAGCTGCCCTCACAG GCACATTGGACGTGAGGCTCATGGGCTGTCAGGACCTTCTGGAGAACGTGCCCGGTCGTTCCAAAGCTGCGTCTGTCCCGCTGCCCGGCTGGAGTCCCAGCGAGACGCGCTCGTCCTTCATCAGCCGAGCCAACCGGAACCGCGGCGTGAGCTCGCGGAACCTGACGAAGAGCGAGGAGCTCTCCA atGAGATCAGCGCAGTGTTGAAGCTGGACAACACGGTAGTCGGCCAAACAAGCTGGAGGTCTGTCAGTAACCAGGCGTGGGACCAGAAGTTTACATTGGAGCTGGACCGG TCTCGCGAGCTGGAGATCTCGGTGTACTGGCGCGACTGGCGTTCGCTCTGCGCCGTCAAGTTCCTGCGGCTGGAGGACTTCCTGGACAACCAGCGTCATGGGATGTGTCTGTACCTGGAGCCCCAGGGGATGCTGTTTGCTGAG gtgaCGTTTTTCAATCCCGTCATTGAGAGACGACCAAagttgcaaagacaaaagaagatTTTCTCAAAGCAGCAAG GTAAAACCTTCCTGCGAGCCCCTCAGATGAACATCAACATCGCCACCTGGGGCCGCCTGGTGAGAAGAGCCATCCCCACCGTCAGCACCAACTCCTTCAGCCCGCAGGCGGCAGAGACCGGGCAGAGCAGCCTGCCCGGGTCACCCACGCCCTGCAG TGACCCGCTGGTGACCAAGCTGGACTTTGACAAAGAGCCGACCCCAGGACCCAAACACTACGAGGCACCCGACGACATCCGGGAACCGCTGGTCCAGGATAAGCTGccggacaaagaggaggaacag GACGCGCTGGCCTCCTTTGACTTCCTGAACAAGAGGAACAGCATGGCGGTGAAGCCGGACCAGGACGGACTGCTGGAGCAGGAGATGCAGCATCCGGACCTGGAGCTCATCGCCATCCCGAAAGACTCAGAAATAAG GGAAGAAGATCCGTTCCACTTCAGCCTCAAAGACTTCAAATGTGTGGCGGTCCTCGGCCGTGGTCACTTTGGAAAG GTGTTGTTGGCAGAATATAAAAGCACAGGTGAGATGTTTGCTATCAAAGCGCTGAAGAAAGGAGACATCGTGGCTCGCGACGAGGTGGACAG TCTCATGTGCGAGAAAAGGATCTTCGAGGCGGTCAACAGCGTCCGCCACCCGTTCCTGGTCAACCTGTTTGCGTGTTTCCAGACGCAGGAGCACGTTTGTTTTGTCATGGAGTACGCTGCGGGAGGAGACCTAATGATGCACATCCACGCGGACGTGTTCTCCGAGCCGAGGGCCAT ATTTTATGCAGCCTGCGTCGTATTGGGATTACAGTTCTTACATGACCATAAGATCGTGTACAG AGATTTGAAGCTGGATAACCTCCTCCTGGACACAGAGGGCTACGTCAAGATTGCTGACTTTGGGCTTTGCAAAGAAG GAATGGGCTTCAAGGACCGCACCAGCACGTTTTGTGGCACGCCGGAGTTTCTAGCACCTGAGGTTTTGACCGAAACGTCGTACACTCGCGCTGTGGATTGGTGGGGGCTGGGCGTCCTCATCTTTGAGATGCTGGTTGGGGAG tcgCCCTTCCCCggcgacgacgaggaggaggtgttTGACAGCATCGTCAACGATGAAGTCCGCTACCCACGATTCCTCTCGACCGAGGCCATCTCCATCATGAGAAGG CTTCTGAGAAGGAATCCGGAAAGACGACTGGGAGCAGGAGATAAGGACGCCGAGGAGGTTAAGAAACATCTTTTCTTCAGg AACATGGATTGGAACGGACTTTTGGCTAAGAAGGTGAAGCCGCCCTTCGTGCCCACCATTCAGGGCGCCAACGACGTCAGCAATTTTGACGACGAATTTACCTCAGAGGCTCCCATCTTAACCCCGCCCAGGGAACCCCGACCGCTGAACTCGGACGAGCAGCACATGTTCTCTGACTTTGATTACATCGCTGACTGGTGTTAG